A stretch of the Sphingobacterium thalpophilum genome encodes the following:
- a CDS encoding QcrA and Rieske domain-containing protein, producing the protein MDRKQFIKQCGFACLGTGLAPVLLEGCATGKSISGKIMGSDLSVPLSSFLSGKGGKEIYRKYIIVEHGQLRYPIYVFRFSESEYSAVLMQCTHQGAELQAFGDILQCPAHGSEFNNKGQVQNGPARESLRSFSVNIVNDQLNISLKHA; encoded by the coding sequence ATGGACAGAAAGCAATTTATCAAACAATGTGGCTTTGCCTGCCTCGGTACAGGTCTGGCACCTGTACTGTTGGAAGGATGTGCTACGGGGAAGTCCATATCAGGTAAGATTATGGGCTCCGATCTTTCCGTTCCGTTGAGCAGTTTCCTTTCTGGTAAGGGCGGAAAGGAAATCTATAGAAAATACATTATTGTGGAACACGGCCAACTGAGGTACCCCATATATGTATTCCGTTTTTCAGAAAGCGAATACAGTGCGGTGCTTATGCAATGCACTCATCAGGGCGCTGAATTACAGGCTTTCGGCGATATACTGCAATGTCCTGCACATGGCAGTGAGTTCAACAACAAAGGGCAGGTACAAAATGGGCCAGCCCGGGAGAGCTTGCGCTCTTTTTCTGTAAATATCGTTAACGACCAACTCAACATATCACTTAAACATGCATAA
- a CDS encoding di-heme oxidoredictase family protein, protein MRKSQIIIGGIIALIVGIQACEKFEPGLPLEDSLLDGPIEGLSLSEMQRFNDGDRTFNDEVFTVEKGLGPLFVSNSCVSCHAGDGKGNPFSTLTRFGQVDETGNQFLHLGGPQLQNRAIPGYQPEVLPPGAAFSRFTPPAVTGLGLLEFVPDDVLLQMADPNDLDGDGISGRVNWINIPSYINPRSGSVSHNGRYIGRFGKKASVYDLLQQTVDALAQDMGISTLYHPIDVYSGQKVDPEISTQRVNNLGFYLQTLKAPIPRNQTDADVIKGKALFTQVNCSSCHKPKLTTGNAPISALAFKDFYPYTDLLLHDMGSGLDDGYTEGTAKTNEWRTPPLWGLGLSPNSQGGKYFLMHDGMATSIEQAIELHGGEAVASRQQYNNLSPTDKAAIIKFLKSL, encoded by the coding sequence ATGAGAAAATCACAAATTATCATCGGGGGAATTATAGCCCTGATAGTCGGGATACAGGCCTGCGAAAAGTTTGAGCCCGGATTGCCCTTGGAAGACAGCTTGCTGGACGGTCCGATTGAGGGGCTTAGTCTTTCGGAAATGCAACGCTTCAATGATGGCGACAGAACCTTTAATGATGAAGTATTTACCGTTGAAAAGGGGCTAGGTCCTTTGTTTGTTTCCAACAGTTGCGTGAGCTGCCATGCAGGAGACGGTAAGGGAAATCCGTTCAGCACATTGACACGTTTTGGCCAGGTAGACGAAACGGGTAACCAGTTTTTGCATCTGGGCGGTCCACAGTTACAGAACAGAGCTATCCCAGGCTATCAACCGGAAGTTTTACCTCCGGGAGCGGCCTTTTCAAGGTTTACGCCCCCCGCAGTTACAGGACTGGGGCTTCTTGAATTTGTTCCTGATGATGTACTGCTCCAAATGGCTGATCCAAATGATCTGGATGGGGACGGCATCTCCGGCAGGGTAAACTGGATAAATATCCCATCCTATATCAATCCCCGTAGCGGAAGCGTTTCTCACAATGGCAGGTATATCGGGCGGTTCGGTAAGAAGGCTAGTGTTTATGATCTTCTTCAGCAGACGGTAGACGCACTCGCACAGGATATGGGGATATCTACGCTCTACCATCCCATAGATGTGTATTCCGGGCAGAAAGTAGATCCAGAAATTTCCACCCAGCGAGTGAACAACCTAGGTTTTTATTTACAAACCTTGAAGGCACCCATCCCCCGTAATCAGACCGATGCGGATGTAATAAAGGGGAAAGCCCTTTTTACGCAAGTGAATTGCAGCAGTTGCCACAAACCCAAACTAACTACAGGCAATGCCCCGATTTCGGCACTTGCATTCAAGGATTTTTATCCATACACCGATCTGTTGCTACATGATATGGGTTCGGGCCTGGATGATGGATACACCGAAGGTACTGCAAAGACCAATGAATGGAGGACACCGCCATTATGGGGGCTGGGTCTTTCACCTAATTCACAGGGCGGAAAGTATTTCCTGATGCACGATGGCATGGCAACCAGCATTGAACAGGCAATAGAACTGCACGGAGGAGAAGCGGTAGCTTCCCGTCAGCAGTACAACAACCTGTCTCCAACAGATAAAGCCGCGATTATCAAATTCCTCAAATCATTATAA
- a CDS encoding metal-dependent transcriptional regulator, which yields MISETEENYLKALFVLSIDKGEVNISELSKQLEVKIPTANSMMKRLAEKELVIYESYKPVKLSAKGKKEAALIIRKHRLTEMFLVEKMGFGWEEVHLIAEQIEHIRSTAFFEKMDELLGHPNVDPHGSPIPDINGKITTEHYLRLSDHKKGDKVEFMAVSHSSEDLLKFLNSKELVLGTVLFIESIEPFDGTMSVSYDKRQNEMLSSKVCDKLLVRGAEGNS from the coding sequence ATGATTTCGGAAACTGAAGAAAACTACTTGAAAGCTTTATTTGTCTTATCCATTGACAAAGGTGAAGTGAATATATCGGAGCTGAGTAAGCAATTGGAAGTTAAGATACCTACAGCTAATAGCATGATGAAACGCCTTGCCGAGAAAGAGCTGGTCATTTATGAAAGCTACAAGCCAGTCAAGCTTTCTGCGAAAGGAAAAAAGGAAGCCGCCCTGATAATCAGGAAGCACCGGCTTACCGAAATGTTCCTAGTGGAAAAGATGGGCTTTGGATGGGAAGAGGTTCATCTTATTGCCGAACAGATCGAACATATCCGGTCAACGGCATTTTTCGAGAAAATGGATGAATTACTTGGGCATCCGAATGTTGACCCTCACGGATCACCGATACCGGACATAAACGGAAAGATCACAACCGAACACTATCTGAGGTTAAGCGACCATAAGAAAGGAGATAAGGTCGAATTTATGGCAGTTTCCCATTCTTCCGAAGATTTGCTGAAATTCCTGAACAGCAAGGAACTTGTACTGGGTACTGTTTTGTTTATTGAGTCCATAGAACCATTCGATGGAACAATGTCGGTTTCCTATGATAAAAGACAAAATGAGATGCTGAGCAGCAAAGTCTGCGACAAACTTCTGGTGAGAGGAGCTGAAGGTAATTCCTAA
- the mobC gene encoding conjugal transfer protein MobC: MQGEDDLRGLAKIMAFMRAVSILLVLMHLYWFCYGFFLERGWTLEVINKILGNFDRTAGLFSHTLYTKAFALVLLALSCLGTKGVKNEKITWSKIYAALGVGFVLFFLNTPLLILSPATGTFLYILTISLGYIALLMAGVWMSRLLRTNLMDDVFNNENESFQQETKLMENEYSVNLPTKFYYKGKWNNGWINIVNPFRASIVLGTPGSGKSYAIVNNYIKQQIEKGFSMYIYDFKFDDLSTIAYNHLLKHRDKYKVQPKFYVINFDDPRRSHRCNPLNPDFMTDISDAYEAAYTIMLNLNRSWIQKQGDFFVESPIILLAAIIWYLKIYENGKYCTFPHAIELLNKKYSDVFTILTSYPDLENYLSPFMDAWQGGAQDQLQGQIASAKIPLSRMISPQLYWVMTGDDFTLDINNPKEPKILCVGNNPDRQNIYSAALGLYNSRIVKLINKKGQLKSSVIIDELPTIYFRGLDNLIATARSNKVAVCLGFQDFSQLTRDYGDKESKVIQNTVGNVFSGQVVGETAKSLSERFGKVLQKRQSMTINRNDKSTSISTQLDSLIPASKISTLTQGMFVGSVSDNFDERIEQKIFHAEIVVDNERVAAETKAYQQIPQILSFVNEQGKDQMKEEIESNYKRIKSDILHIVVSEIERIKNDPDLQHLVQEG, from the coding sequence ATGCAAGGGGAAGATGATTTAAGAGGGTTAGCCAAGATAATGGCTTTTATGCGGGCAGTGAGTATTCTTTTGGTACTGATGCACCTTTATTGGTTCTGCTACGGTTTCTTTTTAGAGCGTGGCTGGACGTTGGAAGTAATCAACAAAATATTAGGGAATTTTGACAGAACTGCTGGTTTGTTTTCACATACCCTTTATACCAAAGCATTTGCTCTGGTGTTGTTAGCTTTGAGTTGTTTAGGTACAAAGGGCGTAAAGAATGAAAAAATAACATGGTCAAAAATTTACGCGGCTTTAGGCGTTGGTTTTGTGCTGTTTTTCCTGAACACACCATTGTTAATACTATCTCCCGCAACAGGTACATTTCTGTATATCCTTACTATTTCGTTAGGTTATATCGCCTTGCTTATGGCTGGGGTATGGATGAGCCGCTTGCTCCGCACCAATCTTATGGACGATGTTTTCAATAATGAAAACGAAAGCTTTCAACAGGAAACCAAGCTGATGGAAAACGAGTATTCCGTCAATCTGCCCACCAAGTTTTACTACAAAGGCAAATGGAACAACGGTTGGATAAACATTGTAAATCCTTTCAGGGCATCTATTGTACTCGGTACTCCAGGTTCCGGAAAATCATATGCTATCGTAAATAATTACATCAAGCAACAGATAGAAAAGGGCTTTAGTATGTATATATACGATTTCAAATTCGACGACCTTTCTACCATCGCCTACAATCACTTACTGAAACACCGGGACAAGTACAAAGTGCAGCCCAAATTCTACGTCATCAATTTCGACGACCCTCGCAGAAGCCATCGGTGCAACCCACTCAATCCCGACTTTATGACGGACATTTCAGATGCTTACGAAGCGGCCTACACGATAATGCTGAACCTAAACAGGTCGTGGATACAGAAGCAGGGCGATTTTTTCGTGGAAAGCCCAATTATTCTTTTGGCTGCGATAATCTGGTATTTGAAAATTTATGAGAATGGAAAGTACTGTACATTCCCACACGCCATCGAATTACTGAATAAAAAGTATTCGGATGTATTCACGATTCTTACCTCGTACCCCGATTTGGAAAACTACCTATCGCCATTTATGGACGCGTGGCAAGGTGGTGCACAAGATCAACTGCAAGGTCAGATTGCATCGGCAAAAATTCCTTTATCGAGAATGATCAGTCCGCAACTCTATTGGGTGATGACAGGTGATGATTTTACGCTGGACATTAATAACCCCAAAGAACCAAAAATTTTATGCGTTGGCAATAATCCTGACCGTCAAAATATTTACTCTGCCGCATTAGGTTTGTACAATTCACGGATCGTCAAACTGATTAACAAAAAAGGACAGCTAAAGAGTTCTGTTATCATAGATGAGCTGCCTACGATTTATTTCAGAGGACTGGACAACCTGATCGCAACTGCCAGATCAAACAAAGTAGCAGTATGTTTAGGATTTCAAGATTTTTCGCAATTAACAAGGGACTACGGCGACAAGGAAAGTAAGGTAATTCAGAATACCGTTGGTAATGTATTCAGTGGTCAGGTTGTAGGAGAGACCGCAAAGAGCCTTTCGGAACGCTTTGGAAAAGTATTACAGAAACGTCAGAGTATGACCATCAATAGAAATGATAAATCAACATCTATCTCCACACAATTAGATAGCCTGATACCTGCATCCAAAATATCAACCTTGACACAAGGTATGTTTGTGGGTTCTGTATCAGACAACTTTGATGAACGTATCGAGCAAAAGATTTTTCATGCAGAAATTGTAGTGGACAATGAAAGGGTAGCCGCTGAAACCAAAGCTTACCAGCAGATACCACAAATCCTTTCTTTTGTAAATGAGCAGGGAAAAGATCAAATGAAAGAGGAAATTGAAAGCAATTACAAACGTATAAAGTCAGACATCCTGCATATTGTTGTGAGTGAAATAGAACGGATAAAGAATGATCCTGATTTGCAGCATTTGGTACAGGAGGGATAA
- a CDS encoding N-6 DNA methylase, giving the protein MGFSKKLHLQQNIYALRIAFKLEKEKRQASVGERLPMMQYSGFGGLKFVLNPIASALDINNWRKTEHELFPVTQELLQLLKENSEDDKQYRRYVDSMKSSVLTAFYTPPEVIDAISAAFRDSGLHIRKFLEPSAGIGSFIQSFSANTKADVTAYEKDLLTGKILKQLYPESNIRIGGFEEISEREQNNYDVIASNIPFGDTSVFDLTYSRSKDSAKVQAARSIHNYFFLKGADMLREGGLLAYITSQGILNSPKNEPIRRALMQQNNLVSVVRLPNNLFTDYAGTEVGSDLIVLQKNTAKQGLNEREELFCQSKQTEYNTPGNALFSDNTRIVHTDRKLDTDPYGQPALIYFHRDGTSGIAKDLKQMLNEDFGKHLNLNLYLGERNEEPVIQIPIEPKVTPPVIEPVIIQKGIPSLSAQVAHRESPPELKQLSIFDLFDTTDEPVAVLAPPKRTTSIKRQSTNKRRGAIGRQPDLFSSAMQQPYTTSITNKAVNGTPSNDGKKQETIGDLFSGVNGSSQPVKAAIPEVAPYSGELQSFHRNDCLAMDKGWVGHLQEVDTAEGNAIFHPLQLPSLQRARAEAYIEVRDVYQHLYTNEAQYQVEQKEERENLNRLYDAFVKRYGNLNNADNIKLIKTDSSGKEMPYLERVIGGVVHKADIFSRPVSFSTVTIAIDNPEEALAATLNKYGSVDLAYMSEISGMNADALKEALHGRIYYNPLQKGYEIAERWTAGNVVEKAEEVRSYIENNPEDTEAKTSLNVLEEARPRRIEFEELDFNLGERWIPTGIYARFASHLFDADVNVYYSESSDDFSVKCHQGNMHIWEKYAVKSESRTFDGIALLKHALVNTTPDITKKMRVGDQEVKVRDMEAIQMANTKIDEIRTAFTDWLHAQNDQFKNRLTDQYNDTFNCFVRPNYDGNHQDFPGLDRKALGIEDLYSSQKDTVWMIKLNNGAICDHEVGAGKTLVMCTAAQEMKRLGLAHKPMIIGLKSNVHEIAEAYRTAYPHAKILFPGKEDFTPQKRLRIFGDIKNNDWDCVILTHDQFGMIPQSPEIQKEILEIELDSVERNLDALQSQGKEVTRGMLAGVIKRKENLEVKLKTLEHDIENRKDDVVDFKMMGIDHLFVDESHQFKNLMFNTRHTRVAGLGNIDGSLKAMNLLFAIRTIQDRTNADMGATFLSGTTISNSLTELYLLFKYLRPRAMEKQGIHSFDAWAAIYARKTTDYEFSVANNIVAKERFRYFIKVPELAQFYSEITDYRTAKDIGIDRPVKNEVLYNIPPTPDQEVFIKKLMDFAKTGNAELLGRAPLSQSEEKAKMLIATDYARKMSLDMRMVSGRYDDHPDNKASHCAANIAKYYNQYNTQKGTQFVFSDLGTYKPGEWNVYSEIKRKLVEDHGIPAHEVRFIQEAKSDKQRKELIKGMNEGKIRVLFGSTSMLGTGVNAQKRAVAIHHLDTPWRPSDLAQRDGRAIRKGNEIAKFFADNQVDVIIYAVEKSLDSYKFNLLYNKQLFIDQLKTNNLGKRTIDEGSMDEKSGMNFSEYVAILSGNTDLLDKAKLEKQIAGLESEKQAFNRSKFSAKYKLQDYTEMLESTQSRLHRMSLDWDNLQGRLQKREDGTVANPVLLEGLPPNADMKQIGTKLNQLADNARTGGQYEEIGTLYGFTLLVKTEMSEKEGVDIRVNRFLVQGEGNIKYTYNNGIMAKEPETASMNFLRALEKLPGYVKQEQEKIAEIKKDLPILQEVVDGTWSKENRLGELKTELAAVERKIQLSIMPEPKEEPVEAQEEKQKEASSVSEDILRTKGVHLPKGVL; this is encoded by the coding sequence ATGGGCTTCAGTAAAAAGCTACATCTCCAACAGAATATCTATGCCCTGCGAATTGCTTTTAAACTGGAAAAGGAGAAACGGCAAGCCTCCGTAGGGGAAAGACTGCCAATGATGCAATACAGCGGATTTGGCGGTCTTAAATTCGTACTGAACCCTATAGCCAGCGCATTAGACATTAATAATTGGAGAAAGACCGAACACGAGCTTTTCCCTGTTACGCAGGAACTTCTCCAGCTGCTCAAAGAAAATTCCGAAGACGACAAGCAATACCGCAGGTATGTGGATAGTATGAAAAGTTCTGTGCTCACGGCTTTTTATACACCTCCTGAGGTAATAGATGCAATTTCTGCCGCTTTTAGAGACAGCGGCCTGCACATCCGCAAATTCCTCGAACCTTCGGCGGGTATCGGTTCATTTATACAATCTTTTTCAGCGAATACAAAAGCAGATGTTACTGCTTACGAAAAGGATCTGCTCACCGGCAAGATTTTAAAGCAGCTATATCCCGAAAGCAATATTCGTATAGGAGGCTTTGAGGAAATTTCCGAAAGGGAACAAAACAACTATGATGTTATAGCCAGCAATATTCCTTTTGGCGACACCTCGGTATTCGACCTTACCTATTCCAGAAGCAAGGACAGTGCGAAGGTACAGGCAGCCCGAAGCATACACAATTACTTTTTTCTGAAAGGCGCTGATATGCTCCGTGAGGGCGGTTTGTTAGCTTACATCACTTCACAGGGTATTCTGAACAGCCCGAAGAACGAACCGATACGCAGGGCTTTGATGCAACAAAACAACCTGGTTTCAGTTGTTCGATTACCTAATAATCTGTTTACTGATTATGCCGGGACAGAGGTTGGCAGTGACCTGATTGTCCTGCAAAAGAATACGGCTAAACAAGGCCTTAACGAAAGGGAAGAACTATTTTGCCAAAGTAAGCAGACCGAATACAATACGCCTGGCAATGCACTGTTTTCAGACAATACACGGATTGTACATACAGACCGCAAACTGGATACAGACCCTTATGGACAGCCAGCGCTCATCTATTTCCATAGAGATGGCACCAGCGGAATTGCCAAGGACCTCAAACAGATGCTTAATGAAGATTTTGGAAAGCACCTTAACTTGAATTTGTACCTAGGCGAACGGAACGAAGAGCCGGTGATACAAATTCCTATTGAACCAAAGGTTACACCGCCGGTTATTGAACCCGTAATCATCCAAAAGGGAATACCATCTCTGTCTGCACAGGTAGCTCATCGTGAAAGTCCACCGGAACTTAAACAACTGAGCATTTTCGACCTTTTTGACACTACGGACGAACCGGTAGCAGTTCTTGCTCCGCCCAAACGGACCACATCAATCAAAAGGCAAAGCACCAACAAAAGAAGAGGTGCAATAGGTCGCCAGCCTGACCTTTTCAGTAGTGCAATGCAGCAACCATACACAACTTCCATTACCAATAAAGCAGTTAATGGAACGCCATCTAACGATGGCAAAAAGCAGGAAACTATCGGAGATTTGTTTTCAGGTGTAAACGGAAGCAGCCAGCCTGTTAAAGCAGCTATTCCCGAAGTTGCCCCGTATAGTGGCGAACTGCAATCGTTCCACCGTAATGATTGCCTTGCCATGGATAAAGGTTGGGTCGGTCACTTGCAAGAAGTGGATACCGCAGAAGGAAACGCCATATTTCATCCCTTGCAACTACCCAGCTTGCAAAGAGCAAGAGCTGAAGCATATATCGAAGTCCGTGATGTGTACCAGCACCTTTACACTAACGAGGCACAGTATCAGGTCGAACAAAAGGAAGAAAGGGAAAACCTGAACCGCCTTTATGATGCTTTTGTCAAAAGGTATGGCAACCTTAACAATGCAGATAATATTAAGCTCATTAAAACAGATAGTTCGGGTAAGGAAATGCCTTACCTGGAACGTGTAATCGGTGGCGTTGTACACAAAGCGGATATCTTTAGCCGACCTGTAAGCTTTTCGACAGTAACCATAGCAATTGACAATCCTGAAGAAGCCTTAGCAGCCACGCTCAATAAATATGGAAGTGTGGATTTGGCGTATATGTCCGAAATCAGCGGTATGAACGCTGACGCCCTGAAAGAAGCCTTACATGGCCGCATTTATTACAATCCTTTGCAAAAGGGATACGAAATAGCCGAACGCTGGACTGCGGGGAACGTTGTAGAGAAAGCTGAAGAGGTACGCAGCTATATCGAAAATAATCCGGAGGATACCGAAGCCAAAACAAGCCTCAACGTTCTGGAAGAGGCCCGACCAAGGCGGATCGAATTTGAAGAACTGGATTTTAACCTTGGCGAACGCTGGATACCCACAGGTATTTATGCCCGTTTTGCTTCCCACCTGTTCGATGCAGATGTTAACGTTTATTACTCGGAAAGCTCCGACGATTTTTCCGTAAAGTGTCACCAGGGCAATATGCACATTTGGGAAAAATATGCCGTTAAGTCCGAAAGCCGGACGTTTGACGGGATAGCCCTGCTCAAACATGCTTTGGTCAATACCACGCCAGACATTACCAAGAAAATGAGGGTTGGCGATCAGGAAGTAAAAGTGAGAGATATGGAAGCCATACAAATGGCTAACACGAAGATAGACGAAATACGCACCGCCTTTACCGATTGGCTACATGCGCAAAACGACCAATTTAAAAACAGGCTGACCGATCAATACAACGACACGTTCAACTGCTTCGTTCGGCCGAACTACGATGGCAACCATCAGGACTTTCCAGGCTTAGATCGTAAGGCTTTGGGTATTGAAGACCTGTATTCAAGCCAAAAGGATACGGTTTGGATGATAAAGCTGAACAACGGTGCTATCTGCGACCACGAAGTAGGTGCAGGCAAGACATTGGTGATGTGCACTGCCGCACAGGAAATGAAACGTTTGGGACTTGCCCACAAGCCAATGATTATTGGACTGAAAAGCAACGTTCACGAAATTGCCGAAGCCTATCGTACCGCTTATCCACACGCCAAGATCCTGTTTCCGGGCAAAGAAGATTTTACGCCCCAAAAGCGCCTGAGGATTTTTGGGGACATTAAAAACAATGATTGGGACTGTGTGATATTGACACACGACCAATTCGGGATGATACCGCAATCGCCCGAAATACAAAAGGAAATCCTTGAAATAGAGCTGGACAGCGTAGAGCGCAATTTAGATGCCTTGCAATCCCAAGGAAAGGAAGTGACCAGGGGAATGCTAGCAGGCGTAATCAAACGGAAAGAAAACCTGGAGGTGAAACTTAAAACCCTTGAACACGATATTGAAAACCGAAAAGATGACGTCGTAGATTTTAAAATGATGGGTATAGACCACTTGTTTGTGGATGAGAGCCACCAATTTAAAAACCTGATGTTCAATACCCGTCACACACGGGTAGCAGGATTGGGCAACATAGACGGCAGTCTAAAAGCCATGAACCTGCTCTTCGCCATCCGTACCATTCAGGACCGTACCAATGCGGACATGGGCGCAACCTTTCTTTCGGGTACTACCATTAGCAACTCCCTGACCGAACTATACTTGCTGTTCAAATACCTGCGGCCAAGGGCAATGGAAAAACAGGGTATCCATTCTTTTGATGCATGGGCGGCTATCTATGCTCGGAAAACTACCGATTATGAGTTTTCGGTGGCTAATAACATTGTGGCGAAAGAGCGTTTTCGCTATTTTATCAAAGTGCCGGAATTAGCCCAATTCTACTCAGAAATCACGGACTACCGCACAGCAAAAGATATTGGCATCGATCGCCCGGTTAAGAACGAAGTGCTGTATAACATACCGCCTACACCAGATCAGGAAGTCTTTATCAAAAAACTGATGGACTTTGCTAAAACAGGTAATGCGGAACTTCTTGGGAGAGCACCTCTATCACAAAGCGAAGAAAAAGCAAAGATGCTTATAGCTACGGATTATGCCCGCAAGATGTCGCTCGATATGCGGATGGTAAGCGGTAGGTATGACGACCATCCCGATAATAAGGCATCGCACTGTGCGGCAAACATCGCTAAATATTATAACCAGTATAATACCCAAAAAGGAACACAGTTCGTTTTCTCTGATCTCGGTACTTACAAGCCTGGCGAATGGAACGTGTATTCGGAAATCAAACGCAAGCTGGTAGAGGATCATGGCATACCTGCACATGAAGTCCGGTTTATACAGGAAGCTAAAAGTGATAAGCAGCGCAAAGAACTGATTAAAGGAATGAATGAGGGAAAGATCCGTGTGTTGTTCGGTTCTACAAGTATGTTGGGTACGGGCGTTAATGCCCAGAAAAGAGCCGTTGCCATACATCATCTCGATACACCGTGGCGACCGAGCGATCTTGCACAACGTGATGGGCGAGCCATCCGTAAAGGCAATGAAATAGCTAAATTCTTTGCCGATAACCAGGTAGATGTGATTATCTACGCTGTCGAAAAGTCTTTGGATAGCTACAAATTCAACCTGCTGTACAACAAGCAGCTTTTTATCGATCAGTTAAAGACCAACAATCTCGGCAAGCGAACTATTGATGAAGGCAGTATGGACGAAAAATCAGGAATGAACTTTTCTGAATATGTGGCTATCCTGTCGGGAAATACAGACCTGCTGGATAAAGCCAAACTGGAAAAACAGATTGCCGGACTGGAAAGTGAAAAACAGGCATTTAACCGTTCCAAATTCAGTGCGAAATATAAACTGCAGGACTATACGGAAATGCTGGAAAGTACGCAATCCCGACTGCATCGAATGAGCCTTGATTGGGATAATTTACAAGGGCGCTTACAAAAACGTGAGGATGGCACTGTTGCAAACCCTGTTTTACTGGAAGGACTACCGCCGAATGCCGATATGAAGCAAATCGGCACCAAGCTTAATCAACTTGCAGACAATGCCCGCACCGGAGGGCAGTATGAAGAAATCGGTACGTTGTACGGATTTACACTATTGGTCAAAACTGAAATGTCTGAAAAGGAGGGCGTGGACATTCGGGTAAACCGATTTTTGGTACAGGGCGAGGGCAATATCAAATATACTTACAACAACGGCATAATGGCCAAAGAACCGGAAACTGCATCCATGAATTTTTTAAGGGCACTGGAAAAACTACCAGGCTATGTAAAGCAGGAACAGGAGAAAATTGCCGAAATAAAAAAGGATTTGCCTATTCTTCAGGAAGTAGTAGATGGTACATGGTCCAAGGAAAACAGATTAGGCGAACTTAAAACGGAACTGGCTGCTGTGGAAAGAAAAATCCAGCTATCTATCATGCCTGAGCCTAAGGAAGAACCCGTGGAAGCGCAAGAGGAAAAGCAAAAGGAAGCTTCATCTGTTTCAGAGGATATTTTAAGAACAAAAGGTGTCCATTTGCCAAAAGGTGTACTATAA
- a CDS encoding DUF1896 domain-containing protein, whose product MDTQQKDLSYFRIRLKELLNSSFPEKANDEKFITQRSSWAANAYDGAFRSGNAIAQCDEIANYILFEGLYFSKFDTVFQIVCNEFDTIMADEELRPFALKMLPVCEAVFARYELTDDFAYGPEYELLYTEITGTIAIWIEENGLQ is encoded by the coding sequence ATGGATACACAGCAAAAAGACCTTTCTTATTTCAGGATACGACTGAAGGAATTACTAAACAGTAGCTTTCCCGAAAAGGCAAACGATGAAAAGTTTATAACGCAACGATCATCGTGGGCTGCCAACGCGTATGACGGAGCTTTCCGTTCGGGAAACGCTATAGCGCAATGCGATGAAATTGCCAATTATATCCTTTTTGAAGGCTTATACTTCTCCAAATTCGATACGGTTTTTCAGATCGTATGCAATGAATTTGATACCATCATGGCCGATGAAGAGCTGCGGCCCTTCGCCCTGAAAATGCTTCCTGTTTGCGAGGCTGTTTTTGCAAGATATGAGCTAACCGATGATTTCGCTTATGGCCCGGAGTACGAGCTGCTCTATACCGAAATAACAGGGACCATCGCAATATGGATAGAGGAAAATGGGCTTCAGTAA